The following are encoded together in the Labeo rohita strain BAU-BD-2019 chromosome 17, IGBB_LRoh.1.0, whole genome shotgun sequence genome:
- the snap23.1 gene encoding synaptosome associated protein 23.1 isoform X1 codes for MSKQPQSVELKATGGAANLDTSKMADMTVEDITLRANQVTDESLESTRRMLQMAEESRETGVKTMTMLDEQGEQLRRVEQGMDQINQDMRQAEKNLTDLSKCCGLCVCPCDRVTSIEHDGRYKKTWGTGGDSSSMEGKEGGVVSSQPSAVRNGQAVSSGSAGGSGPYIKRVTNDAREDEMEENLDHVGSIIGNLKNLALDMGNEIDKQNKTIDRITDKADMNKARIDEANQRANKLL; via the exons ATGAGTAAACA ACCCCAGAGCGTAGAGCTTAAAGCCACAGGAGGGGCGGCAAACTTGGACACCAGCAAGATGGCAGATATGACAGTGGAGGACATCACACTGAGAGCCAACCAAGTTACAGATGAG tcaCTTGAAAGCACTAGGCGGATGCTACAAATGGCAGAGGAG AGCCGGGAGACAGGGGTCAAAACAATGACCATGCTGGATGAACAGGGAG AGCAACTGAGGCGAGTCGAACAAGGAATGGACCAGATCAATCAGGACATGAGGCAGGCCGAGAAGAACTTGACTGATCTGTCCAAATGCTGTGGCCTGTGTGTGTGCCCATGTGACAG AGTGACTTCTATTGAGCATGATGGGAGATATAAGAAGACTTGGGGCACAGGTGGTGACAGCTCCAGTATGGAGGGAAAAGAGGGTGGTGTTGTATCCAGCCAACCCAGTGCTGTTCGTAACGGACAGGCTGTTTCGAGTGGGTCAGCAGGTGGATCTGGACCCTACATCAAGAG AGTAACGAATGATGCACGAGAAGATGAGATGGAGGAAAATCTGGACCACGTGGGCAGCATCATTGGAAATCTGAAGAATTTGGCCTTGGATATGGGCAATGAGATTGACAAACAGAACAAGACCATTGACCGCATCACTGATAAG GCTGATATGAATAAAGCTCGCATTGATGAAGCCAACCAGCGAGCCAACAAACTTCTGTAG
- the snap23.1 gene encoding synaptosome associated protein 23.1 isoform X2: protein MADMTVEDITLRANQVTDESLESTRRMLQMAEESRETGVKTMTMLDEQGEQLRRVEQGMDQINQDMRQAEKNLTDLSKCCGLCVCPCDRVTSIEHDGRYKKTWGTGGDSSSMEGKEGGVVSSQPSAVRNGQAVSSGSAGGSGPYIKRVTNDAREDEMEENLDHVGSIIGNLKNLALDMGNEIDKQNKTIDRITDKADMNKARIDEANQRANKLL, encoded by the exons ATGGCAGATATGACAGTGGAGGACATCACACTGAGAGCCAACCAAGTTACAGATGAG tcaCTTGAAAGCACTAGGCGGATGCTACAAATGGCAGAGGAG AGCCGGGAGACAGGGGTCAAAACAATGACCATGCTGGATGAACAGGGAG AGCAACTGAGGCGAGTCGAACAAGGAATGGACCAGATCAATCAGGACATGAGGCAGGCCGAGAAGAACTTGACTGATCTGTCCAAATGCTGTGGCCTGTGTGTGTGCCCATGTGACAG AGTGACTTCTATTGAGCATGATGGGAGATATAAGAAGACTTGGGGCACAGGTGGTGACAGCTCCAGTATGGAGGGAAAAGAGGGTGGTGTTGTATCCAGCCAACCCAGTGCTGTTCGTAACGGACAGGCTGTTTCGAGTGGGTCAGCAGGTGGATCTGGACCCTACATCAAGAG AGTAACGAATGATGCACGAGAAGATGAGATGGAGGAAAATCTGGACCACGTGGGCAGCATCATTGGAAATCTGAAGAATTTGGCCTTGGATATGGGCAATGAGATTGACAAACAGAACAAGACCATTGACCGCATCACTGATAAG GCTGATATGAATAAAGCTCGCATTGATGAAGCCAACCAGCGAGCCAACAAACTTCTGTAG